One Mercenaria mercenaria strain notata chromosome 12, MADL_Memer_1, whole genome shotgun sequence DNA segment encodes these proteins:
- the LOC128547221 gene encoding uncharacterized protein LOC128547221: MYSRFKADALQESNTESPKPASQVTCKVVKQFLDGLKKKEEPNKAAQCLGQTTKDDVMRWVDENDLDLMHHVIILNNPEATEYLLSHGYFQAPFEPRTNLYAHLACYLGHRTCLNIILQYRKDDNRPSKKITYNQNGNGVTERRREITPIDVAAEAGHLPCVKQILTQCVIKDHADFAEYPYVALACIPQSVPSLQLILKKDKPKADDIKKAIEVSLMKASAQCLDLLLQQKVKTDDMFGKRNFFHMLYTFSQTTQFGTEGYRRLPDVTQVLVKHKYNVKAVSPPNTYPVYSLIKNAVCVHDYVNTRHYVMCLRILIEAGADPNFDETEQERKLNARGIKTEHGRMSYSSAMHCLLETVEIFSDYLESKALGVRFVVQMAEVLIQNKARINSVGRIGDKNSNRFGTVLHQFAKCSVKLGVDTDIFKYLLRQGADPNAKDSNGKYVINTFLDILFSELKELSSHSTPPDHTENVNTMLGLSLFMTRQCVKDTLDILNKEFTKPPYHMKKYVQIAQRQLAERAKEVWPLKRLCRVLIWDLCKRDASVVTKLPTDIESRTYILPSI; the protein is encoded by the exons ATGTATTCAAGATTTAAAGCAGATGCTTTACAAGAGAG CAATACGGAGTCCCCAAAGCCGGCTTCTCAAGTGACGTGCAAAGttgttaaacagtttctggatggaCTGAAGAAAAAGGAAGAACCGAACAAGGCCGCACAATGTCTCGGACAGACAACCAAAGATGACGTCATGCGTTGGGTTGAtgaaaatgaccttgacctcatgCATCACGTGATTATTCTAAACAACCCCGAAGCAACAGAATATTTACTGTCTCATGGTTATTTTCAG GCCCCGTTTGAACCGAGGACAAATCTTTACGCCCATCTTGCGTGCTACCTGGGACACAGAACATGCCTGAATATAATTCTCCAGTACCGTAAAGATGATAACAGGCCCAGCAAGAAAATCACCTATAATCAAAATGGAAACGGCGTCACAGAGAGACGGAGAGAG attACGCCCATCGACGTAGCAGCAGAAGCTGGCCATCTTCCATGTGTTAAACAAATTTTGACTCAGTGTGTCATTAAGGACCATGCAGATTTTGCAGAGTATCCTTACGTAGCCCTTGCATGTATACCGCAGTCAGTTCCATCTCTGCAACTTATTCTTAAAAAGGACAAACCTAAAGCAGACGATATCAAAAAGGCGATAGAAGTATCTTTAATGAAAGCCAGTGCTCAGTGCCTTGATCTTTTATTGCAACAGAAAGTCAAAACAGACGATATGTTTGGAAAGAGAAACTTTTTTCACATGTTGTATACATTTAGTCAGACGACACAATTTGGCACAGAGGGTTACAGACGACTACCGGATGTGACCCAAGTTCTCGTGAAGCACAAATACAACGTAAAAGCTGTAAGTCCTCCAAACACTTACCCAGTGTATAGCTTGATAAAGAATGCCGTCTGCGTACATGACTACGTCAACACGAGGCATTACGTCATGTGTCTAAGAATACTTATTGAGGCAGGCGCAGATCCAAATTTCGACGAGACGGAGCAAGAAAGAAAACTGAATGCCCGAGGCATCAAAACTGAACATGGTCGGATGTCGTACAGCTCTGCAATGCACTGTCTGCTCGAGACGGTAGAAATCTTTTCTGATTACCTAGAATCCAAAGCGTTAGGTGTGAGATTCGTCGTTCAAATGGCAGAAGTTCTTATTCAAAACAAGGCACGAATAAACTCAGTCGGAAGAATTGGTGATAAAAATAGTAACAGATTCGGAACAGTACTCCATCAGTTCGCTAAATGTTCAGTTAAACTCGGGGTTGATACTGACATATTTAAATATCTTCTGCGACAAGGAGCTGACCCGAACGCCAAAGATTCAAACGGGAAATACGTCATCAACACATTCTTAGATATTCTGTTCTCAGAGCTCAAAGAACTAAGTTCTCATTCAACACCGCCAGATCATACTGAAAACGTAAACACAATGTTAGGCTTGTCACTTTTTATGACTCGTCAGTGTGTAAAAGACACTTTGGACATACTCAACAAAGAGTTTACCAAACCACCATATCATATGAAGAAATATGTTCAGATAGCACAAAGGCAATTAGCGGAGAGAGCAAAAGAAGTTTGGCCTTTGAAGCGTTTGTGTCGAGTTTTGATATGGGATCTGTGTAAAAGAGACGCTTCCGTTGTAACCAAGCTCCCGACAGACATCGAATCGAGAACATACATATTGCCAAGTATATGA
- the LOC128547096 gene encoding perlucin-like protein has protein sequence MVRLLVVVVYLSLTYGKVEADKWTLFQRKESLDGKMCKYTNFAFTNDSVHDKTVCLFECTNHVNCGSIFHVQHTGNCTGCTESYDIVSPTGLAAGSVYYGPASCTIGWLSIGSSRYCILDGIMNFENGVKNCESMKTHVVTVEDMDENNDLKSMINSMAFSGDVSAFYIGFTDVAVDGIWTEYGTTDEIGFKDWGPGEPNLGTSENCAALYVPYNLQWIDIGCNNELKIICEKET, from the exons ATGGTGAGGTTGCTGGTTGTTGTTGTGTACCTTTCCTTGACATACGGAAAAGTTGAAGCTGATAAATGGACTTTGTTTCAACGGAAGGAGTCTTTAGACGGAAAGATgtgtaaatatacaaatttcgCGTTTACTAATGACTCTGTCCACGACAAAACTGTGTGTCTATTCGAATGTACGAATCACGTTAACTGTGGGAGCATTTTTCACGTGCAGCATACTGGAAATTGTACGGGATGCACAGAAAGCTACGATATTGTGAGTCCGACAGGGCTAGCTGCAGGTTCCGTGTACTATGGTCCCGCCA gtTGCACGATCGGCTGGCTCAGCATCGGAAGTTCTCGTTACTGCATACTTGACGGCattatgaattttgaaaacgGCGTT AAAAATTGCGAATCAATGAAAACCCACGTTGTTACAGTTGAAGATATGGATGAAAACAACGATTTGAAATCAATGATCAACTCTATGGCATTTTCTG GAGATGTTTCCGCTTTTTATATTGGATTCACAGACGTTGCTGTAGACGGGATTTGGACCGAGTACGGTACTACGGACGAAATAGGCTTTAAGGACTGGGGACCCGGCGAACCAAATTTGGGCACCAGCGAAAACTGTGCGGCGCTGTATGTCCCCTATAACTTGCAGTGGATAGATATAGGATGCAACAATGAGCTTAAAATCATCTGTGAGAAGGAAACCTGA